The sequence below is a genomic window from Candidatus Hydrogenedentota bacterium.
ACGCAACAACCTAAAATGTGCGCCCGATAGAAGACTTCCGCAAGGACCGGCGTACGTGACTCTGGCGTACGTGACGCCTTCTTCGTCAGAGCCTGACCCACCCGCTACTGCTGATCTTCGGACTTACACGCCACATTTGGGCGCCCCGCCAATCTCCAGAACACATCCGCGCATCGCTGAGTCGTCCGCAATTGGGAGAGTTCTCGTAGCCTACGCTCAGACAACCGCCTGATTGATTTCTTGTCTTCTAAACCCAAAAGGTAGGTTTGTACTTCGACCGGCAACGCGAGCAGATTCATGATTTGGGTGACACGTGCGCGGCTCATGGCGTACCGTTTGGCGATGTCGGCGTAGTTGTTCACCAGTTCTTGCTCGATGAGTTTTTTGAACTCTATGGCGAGATGGATTGGATGAAATGCTGGTTCAGAATCGGTTTGTAAGTCACTATCTTCTTTGGGCTTGCTGAGGAAGACGAATGAACTTGTCCAGTTCTCGCATATGGTCGGGATAGGGAGCCGTGTGTGACTCTATGCGAGAACTCTGTCTGCCCAAAAGGTCTATCTGTTGCTTGGGCTGGTACCATACGCGACCAGAATGTTGCTTAATTTATCTGACCTTGGTTATCATAAAACGTATGGAACTCCAGACCTTCACCGTTCGGGAAGTAGCCGAGCGCCTCGGCGTGGCAGAACCCACAGTATATTACTGGGTTGCCAACGGGATGTTGGGACATAAACGGAAGTCGAGGCGAATCCTCTTCACCGATTCCGATCTTGACGATTTCGCGCGATCACATTCTGCTCCACGTCCACGAATTAGACGAGGCGAACCTGTAAACGTCGTGAATCCCTGTCGACGCGGCCCTCTCGGGTATGCAATCGTTAAAAACCAAATTCATTTGGTTCCGGATGAGGCGAGGCTGGTCCGCTTCGTCTACGACGTTTACGCCTTGTCGGGCGACATACACACGGTTCTGCAATTCCTAAACACTCGATCCATGTTTCCTGCGGAACACTCTCCATGGAACAGAGAACTCCTTTACTCTGTGCTTTCAAACCCGATTTACAGGGGCTGGCTTCCCAAAACCAAACGTAAGGAACTTGCGACCAAGTTAGATTTCAGGCGTGCAGTCTTCCAGCCAATTGTGAGTCGCGAATTATACTCCCGAGTGCGAACCCTGCTCGCCCGGGAGCAACGGAGGGATGAATCGTGAAATCGTGCGGCTTGTATGTGCGTGTCTCCACAGACATGCAGGCGCAGGTAAGAGATGGCTCACTCGACACACAAGAAGACAAACTTCGCGCTTATGTCAAGCTCCGGGATTCGTCGAAGGAGAGCTGGCAGGTCACCGAGGTGTATCGTGAAGAGGGCCGCTCCGGAGCGGATGATACTCGACCACAGTACACGCGGCTACTTCACGACGCTCAGAGCGGCCGAATAAACGTCGTCCTGTGTACAAAACTAGACCGGTTTTCTCGCTCGCTTTTGGATTTCTACAAGGCATACGAGCAATTTCAAGCGAAGGACGTAGATTTTGTCACGCTTGAAGAGAACTTCGACACTTCGACGCCTGCCGGTCGTGCGATGCTAAAGATCGCACTCGTTTTCGCCGAACTCGAGCGAGAGCAGACATCAAAGCGCACAAAAGACAAAATGGAGTGGCGTGCCCAACAAGGACTCTGGAACGGTGGCCAGGTACTGGGTTACGACGTCGACCCTGATGATCACGGCACTCTGAAAGTAAACGCGGAAGAATCCCAGATTGTACAGCTCATTTTCAACACGTATCTAGAGACTCACTCATACTTAAAGACGGCAAAGGTCATCAACGAGAAGGGAATTCGCTCAAAGCAATTTCACTCACGGCGGGGAAACCTTCGTGGTGGGAATAATTTCCAGGACACCACTATCGGACATGTCCTTCGAAATCCAGTGTACGTTGGCAAGGTCACACACAACGGTGTGATCTATGAGGGAAAACACGAAGGAATAATTCCACTTCCTTTGTGGGAAGAGGTGCAAGAATGCATTAGGCTGTACGGTCCTAAGCGGAATGGCAGCCGGCGACACCGAATGCACGTCTTCCTCTTGGAGGGGCTTGTCGAATGTGGTTGGTGTGGCGCCGCAATGACTCCAAAATTCGCCCATGGTCAGAATAAGAAGCGTTATTTCTACTACCAATGCTCTCGAAATGACCATCGGGGGAAAGATGGATGCAAGATGAAGTACGTGCCTGCAGAACCACTTGAACGCCTCGTGTCTGAGCGTATAAAGGAAATCGCAACCGACGACAACTTGCTCGATGAAATTGTCCAAGAGGCAAACGAAACGTCGAAAACCGAGCGAGACGAAATCGCGAGGAAACGAAAGCTGCTGAGCAGGCAACTCGCCGAAGTGAAGCAGACGATCAACAATTGGTTAGACCTAATCGGCAACGGCACGGCCAAGAAAACTGGCGCAGTCACGACGTTGCTGGAGCGGATTGGAGAGGGCGAGAAGCGGCGGAAGGAACTTGAACAAGGATTGATGGAGCTGGGTCTCCAGGAAGGGGAACTCAAGAAGAAGATTCTTGACGCCGAGATTATGCGGGACTCCCTAGCTAGGTTTCGAGACCTTTTTGACGAGGCTCAGGAGGAGGAGAAGAAGTTCCTGCTCCAGTTGATGATAGCCCGGATCATCTGGACGCCCGAGGAAATAAAGATCGCCCTGTACGATCGTCCGACCGAGACAGGGCGACTATCTAGTAACCCCAGCGTTAACCGCGAAAGCGATATTTCGCTGGAGATCGGTAACTGGCTCCGCGAGTAGGACTCGAACCTACGACCTAGTGGTTAACAGCCACCCGCTCTACCGACTGAGCTATCGCGGAATTGTGCGCCGAATAGTCTACAAAACGACGGCGAGACGATGCAAATTCTCGGCCTGCTGCCGCCTAGAGAAGGCCCGCTGTTTTCATGTTTTTGGCAAGTTCTTTGCGCTCGTCCTTGGTGAGTTCGCGTTGGGGTGCGCGGACGTAGCCGGGATCGAACCCGCGCAGGCGGACGCCTTCCTTGTAGCGCGCGACGAGTGCGCCGTAGTGGAAGGTGGCGCAGGCCTTGCAGAGCTTTTGTTGGCTGTCCCACGCTTTATCGAGGTTGCCCTTCTTCATGCTCCTGTAAATGGCGATGAACAGCTCGGGGACCACGTTGGCCGTGCTGGACACGCAGCCGGCGCCGCCAACGGCAAGCGCCTGCATCGAATATTCATCAACACCGTTGATCGCAACGAAGCCCTTGGGCACACCCATAATCATCTCGTTGAACGCGGTTATGCTCCCTCCGCTATCCTTCATTCCGATAATGTTCTTCACGTCTTTCGCGAGGCGGTGCACGAGTGACGGTTTGATGACATTTTTCACGCAACCGGGGATGTTGTAGAGAAGAATCGGAAATCCTTTGGCCGAATCCGCGACGGATTTGAAGTGGCGGTACAGGCATTCGTCGTCGAAGGTGTAGAAGCCGGGAGTGACGACGCCAGCCGCGGCGGCGCCGGCCTTTTGTGCATGGCGCGTGAGTTCGATGGTGGAGGCGGTGTCAAAGCAGCCGGTGTGGGCGATGACGGTCACTTTCTTGCCGACCGCGGCGACCACTTCCTCGAGCACTTTCTTGCGCTCGTTGAGCGTCATGAGCGGACCTTCGCCGGTCGTGCCGCAGACGAAGAGGCCGTGCACGCCCTTCTTCGCGAGGAAATCAGCGAGGCCACATGCGCGGTCATAGTCGACTTTTTCGCCACCCTTCGTGAACGGCGTCAACAGGGCCGGGAAAATGCCGCCGATTTTTGACGATTTCATGAACAAGTACTCCTTCCGATCGGTGTCATAACCATTCGTGCCGCAACCTGTTCGGGGTTGGGCGATGGTACGGTTGGCCAATTGCCCAAGGTAGCTCCGCAAGGCGCGTCGCAGCCTGTTTCGCATCAAGTCACGACGACTAAGGCGGCGGAGACCCTGAGTCTCGTCGCGTACCCCAAAGACGGTTCCTAGTGCGCCGGAGAGAGTATACGGTGCGGAGCGTGCACGCGCAATGAATGGGGTCTGGTAGGATTGCGCACATGCGACTTCGAGCGTTGACAGAAATGGTTGAATGGCTTTGCGGCGGCAATGCTCGCGCTCGCAATCAATCATTCGATCGGCTCGAAAGGCGCCTCGCCCCACTTGCGCGCGTTAGTCTCTGGGTCATTTTGGTTTTCTCCGCGTCGCACGTATTCCCGAGGGCCGTGCATGCGAGCGTTGTCGCGGAGTACAGCGGCGGGCACACCGAGTCAACCGAGACCACTGAAACGTTTCCGTTCGTAATCAAGGACGTGCAACGCGAATACGGTATTAGTGTAACGGCGATCCTCGAATCGGGAGACGGGTTACTGCGTGTGTTAGACCCTGCTGGAACGCAGATATACCAGCACCTTTGGGGAACGATGCTGAGTCAAGAGCGGGCGCCGCTTGCCGTTACGGCCCCGGGCACATACTCGATGGTCGTGAGCGTCGAGGATGCGCGGGGCGATTGGCGCGCGCGCGTTGTAGCGCTCCCGGCTACGTCCGCGTTGAAGTGGATGTACGTGTCCGCGGCGTTGCTCATCATGTTGCCGCTGGTTGCGGTGGGAATTGCGGTCCGCCGGGGAAGCGGGTTCCGGTTCGTCGCGTTGGGCGCGGCCATGTTCCTGGCTGCGCGGGTCGTGTGGTTCATCGGTGCAATTGCGATCGATATCGCCGCGCGGTTCGCGCTTGAAGATGCCATGCCCTACCTGGCGTTTCTCTGGGTGCAGAGCGCCGTCCTCGGTCTGTGGCAGGGCATTGCGGCGACGATCGGCGTGGTGCTTGTTACGCGCCTAGCCAAGTCCATATGTGAGCCCCCTTCACGGGTGATTGCCGCGGGAATCGGTTCGGGAGCGCTGGAGATGATTGCCATCGGCGTGCTCTCCCTGTTCGGGCTGGCGATCATGTTTGGCAGCGGCTCCAAGAGTGGCAAGGCGCGGTTCCTTCAGGCGTACGACATGGCTGTCACACCGATTCTTCCGTTGGCCGAACCGGCAGTGCTTGCGCTGACGGCGCTATGTGGCGTGGCGGCGACGCTGCTGACCGTCTACGGACTTCGGTCCCGGCGTTTCGGCCACGTTGTAGGTGGGGCGGCGCTTTTCGCCGCGGTGCTGACAGCGGTCAGCGCGTCACGGTCGGTTACCCTGTTCGGGCCGGAATCGAAGTGGGTGACGGTGGCTGTTCTTCTGCCGCTGGCCGGGCTGGCCGGGGCGCTCATCCGGCGAAACCTGCTGGATTGGGTGGACAGTCCAAGGGCGGGCGAAACCGCCTTGGACGCCTTCGTCCGAGAACACGAAGGCTCTGACAATTGATCTGGAAAGTTTTCGCACTTCGGTTTAGAATGGAGCTATGGTACAAGTTGAGGAAGCGGTCGAGGCAGACCTAAATGACCTCTGCGCCATCGACCGGCTCGTGATAGGCAGTAGCGAACGGCGCAGTTTCCTTTCCAGCGCAATTGCCGCCCGCCGGTGCTACAAGGCGGTGTTGGGCGGCGAACCCGTAGGCTTTATGGTCCTCGAAACCGGGCTTTACGGTCACTCGTTCATTTCATTCATGATCACCCACCCAGGCCACCGTCGCGCGGGAGTCGCGTCAGCACTGGTGGACTACGCCGAAGCGCACGCGCCAACCGACAAGCTGTTCACGTCCACAAGCACGGGCAATACGGACATGCAACGTCTGTGTGAGTCGCTCGGCTTTGTGCGCGTCAGCAGCTTCGATAATCTGGAAGCCGACGAGTCCGAGATTGTCTTCCTGAAACAACTCGACAAGAAACCCGCCGCTGTCGGCGCGCGAAACTAGCGAGTCTTCCCGAAATACCCGCAGGGCGACATGTGGCTCAAATGCCGTGCCCGAGACGGCCGCCGTTCGACATCGGTCTGATTCTTCCCACCGGTTCCTTGTCGAGCGGCGATAGTCCGGTCCGGCGCAGTCCACGTCTTGGTTCACCCACCGGTTTCGAAGCCCGGGTAGAGTGTCATTCCGCCGTCGACGAAAAGGGTCACGCCGTGGACGTAGTCGGAATGATCGGAGGCGAGCCATACCGCGGCTTGGCCGATGTCCTCGGGTTCGCCGATGCGTTTGTAGGGAATTAGTTTTAACAGGTCGTGGTATGCCTGCGGTGTGTCCCACGCTTCCATGTTGATCGGCGTACGGACGGCGCCGGGGCCGATGCTGTTCACGCGAATGCGGTACGGTGCGACCTCCTGCGCGATACTTTTCATCATCAGCATGACGCCACCCTTGGACGTTGCATAGTTTACGTGGCCCGCCCACGGGATAACCTCATGCACGGAACTGATGCAGATGATCTTGCCGGCCGCGCAAGACACCTCCTTGCGCACCCCGCGGCGCTTGAATTCGCGCACCGCTTCGCGCGCGCAGAGGAATTGGCCCGTCAGGTTTACGCCGAGCACAAGGTTCCATTGATCAAGCGTCATTTGATCGAATGGCGCATCCTTTTGCAGGCCCGCGTTATTGACGAGAATATCGATCGTGCCCCAGTCGGCGATCATCTTGCGGAACATCTCAACGACTTGGTCTTCTTTCGAGACGTCTGCCTTGTGAACGTAGGAATTGCTCCCGCAGCGCGTGATCTCGTCCGCGACGGCCTGTGCCTTGTCGTCGCCGGTGACATAGTTGACGACGACGTCGGCGCCCGCGTGGCCCAGCGCGATGGCCACGGCTTTACCGATTCCCGACGACGCACCGGTCACCAACGCCTTTTGTCCTTTGAGCAACTTTTGGACCGGACACGCCGGCAGCACGGCCTCGGGCCATTGCGATTGAATCCACTGTAAGTCGGCCATGGTTCGTTCCCTCAAGGTGGTCGTTTTGACGCACGTATATTCGGTGGGGCTGTAAAGAAAGGTCAGGCGTATCCGATTTGTTGGTGGCGTGGGAGGGCACTGACGTGGCTGACATGAACCTGGGCATTCCGCGAATGTACACGACGAACGGCGGCAGACGCCGCGCAAGGGTGTAGAAATGGGTCTCACACAGAAACAACTTGTCACGAGCTGGGTTCTGCAAGTCGCGGTCGCGGCGATCTTGTTTCAGACGCTGTTCTTCAAGTTTACCGGCTCGGAGGAATCCGTCTACATCTTCACCAAACTTGGCATGGAACCGTGGGGCCGCATTGGCTCCGGCGTCGCTGAGTTGATCGCGTGCGTGCTCTTGCTTGTTCCGGCAACCAGCACAATTGGCGCGCTGCTTTCGTTGGGCGTAATCACCGGCGCCATCCTCAGCCACGTGACCAAACTTGGTATAGTGGTGCAAGACGACGGCGGTCTGCTGTTCGGGCTTGCACTCCTCGTGTTCGTGGGAAGCGCGGTGGTGTTGTTCATCCGGCGCAGGGAAATCCCCGTGATCGGGGCAAAGCTGTAGCATGACCGCGCATACCCAAACGCGAAGGAGCGGCGACATGGCGGTCCGGCTGAACACGCACGACGAATGGCTCGAACCCGATGGACTTGGCGGTTTCGCCTCGGGCACCGTGAGCGCCATCCGCACGCGACGCTACCACGCGCTGCTGTTGACAGCGCGCACGCCGCCAACCGGCCGGGTCGTGCTGATTAACGGATTCGATGCGTGGATCACGACGCCGCGCGGCAATTATCCGCTTACGTCGCAGGTCTACGAACCTGGTGTCGTCTCGCCCAACGGGTGGGAACGGATCGAGTCGTTCACGTCCGAGCCGTGGCCGAAATGGCGCTATACCGTCGCCGATGGCCTGCAAATCGAACACGAATTGTTCGTGCCGCACGGCAGTTCCGCCGTCGTGTTGACGTGGCGCGCCATAGGCGACGCTGCGGAATGTTCGTTGTCCGTTCGGCCGTTTTTCTCCGGCCGCGACTACCACAGCATGCACGCCGAGTCCGCGGCGTTTCATTTCGACCCCACATTGAACGGCGGCAAGGTGTCGTGGCGCCCCTACGCGGACCTTCCGGGTATTCACGCGTTGAGCAATGGGGAGTACATTCACGAGCCGCAGTGGTACCGGAATTTCATCTACGAAGAAGAGCGCGCGCGTGGGCTGAACTACGTCGAGGACCTTGCATCGCCCGGCGCGTTTCGGTGGAACCTCGCCGAGGGCCCCGCTGCACTGATTTTCGCGGCACAAGGCTACGAACACGTCCTCGGCGCGCCGCATGCGCCGGCGGAATCCATCGCCGAAGGCCTTCGCCATGCGGAATCGAACCGGCGGGCGAAGTTTGCGCATCCGCTACACAGAGCCGCGGACGCGTATATCGTCAAGCGCGGCGAAGGAAACACGATCGTCGCGGGCTACCCGTGGTTTACCGATTGGGGCCGGGACACCTTTATCGCGCTGCGCGGACTTTGCCTGTCGACCGGGCGTATCGAAGAGGCGCATAACATTCTTATTGAATGGGCGGGCGCTGTTTCCGAAGGCATGTTGCCGAACTTCTTCACCGACAGCGGCGCCGCTCCGGAGTACAACACCGTCGACGCCCCGCTCTGGTACGTTATCGCCGTTCACGACTACCTGCAACGGACGACAGGCAAGAACACCGCGGCCGTCGACGCCGCGACGTTGCGGGAAGCAATCGACGCGATTGTCACGGGATACGCAAAGGGCACGCGCTATCGCATCCAGATGGACGCGGACGGACTGCTCGCCGCCGGCGAACCGGGCGTGCAGCTCACGTGGATGGACGCGAAAGTCGGCGACTGGGTCGTTACGCCGCGCATCGGAAAGCCCGTCGAGATTCAGGCGCTGTGGATTAATGCGCTGCGCATCGCCAGTCAGTTCGCGGACAAGTGGGACGCGGTCTACAAACACGCGCTCGCATCGTTCGAGTCGCGCTTCTGGAACGAGAGTCATGGTTTTCTCTACGACGTGATCGATTGCGACCACCGGGATGGCGCGATGGACGAATCGTTTCGTCCGAACCAAGTTTTCGCCGTGGGCGGTTTGCCGTTTCGATTGATCGAGGGTGAACGAGCGTGGCGGATTGTCGACGCCATCGAGGCGAAACTGTGGACGCCCATCGGCCTTCGCACTCTCGATCGAGACGACGCGGACTACCGCGGACGCTACGAAGGCGGCGTTGGCGATCGCGACGGGGCGTACCACCAGGGCACCGTATGGCCGTGGCTGATGGGCGCGTTTGTGGACGCGTGGGTGGGCGTGCGGGGCGGCACGGACATGGCGAAGCAGGAGGCGCGCACGAAGTTTCTCGCGCCGCTGCTGAGTCACCTAAACGCCGCGGGTCTCGGACATATTTGCGAAATCGCCGACGCCGAACCCCCGCATATGCCGCGCGGGTGTCCGTTCCAGGCATGGTCCGTCGGTGAAGCATTGAGGATTCACCATGACATTCTCGGCGCATAGTTCGACACGAAATGCAGTATTGGAGGTTGACGAAATGAAATGGATTTTGAGAAATCGGTTTACGCTGGAAATCGCCGCGCTCGTCGCGTTGAACGCCGCCGTTCCGTTCGCGGCGATAGCCTCGACAACGGACTTCACGCTGAAGGAGGCGGGCGGCGGCAAGACATTCTCGCTCGCGGACGCGAAGGGCAAGTACGTGGCGCTGCATTTTCTGCTGAAAACGGAATGTCCGATCTGCCTGCGCCACACGCAGACCTATGCATCGAAGACGACGGCGTTTCCCAACGTGGTTCAGGTGTTCATCAAGCCCGATTCAGACGAAGCAACAATCGAGTGGGCGAAAAAACTATCGCCCGAGGAAAGAGCGAAGGCGCCTACCATCTACCGCGATCCGGATGCGAAGCTTGCGGACGAGTTCAATATCCCGAACGGCTACGCGTTTCACGGCGAAACGGTCCACTATCCCGCGTTGGTGCTGCTCGGTCCGGACGGCAAAGAGGTATTTCGGTACGTAGGTAAAGGCACGATGGATCGGTTCCCCTTCGAGAAATTCGCCGAAAAGATGGCTGAACTCACGCGCCCAGCGGCAGCCGGCCAGTACAATCTCGGCAGCGGCGGCCTAGCCTTGCAGGGGTACGATCCCGTCTCTTACTTCAGCGGTAAACCGGCGCCGGGCAAGAAGGACATCGCGACTTCGCACGCGGGCGTGACCTATTACTTCGCTGACGCCAAGAACCGCGACGCATTCCTTGCGGCGCCGCGGAAGTACCTCCCGGCCTACGGCGGCTGGTGCGCAACCGCGATGGCCTTGGGCAAGAAGGTCGAGATCAGCCCGGAAAACTACAAGATCACCGATGGCCGTTTGTTTCTGTTCTACAAGAACTTCATTTCCAACGCGATAAGCGACTGGAATAAGGACGAGCCCAAGAACATCGCCGCGGCGGATAAGTATTGGCACGAATTCTCCGGCGAATAGGCCCGATGGTCCAAGCTTTGCACCCTTACCCCGCGCGGCGCGGCCCTCCTCGGGTCGCGCCGCACCCGCGTTTCTCCGCCCAGCACTACGGCATCTTTCCTTGCCTGCCTGGCCGGTTGGCACGTACAATTGGGGCGATTGCGCGCAAGGCCGCGGCGATAGAAAGGTGCGGAGTTTATGCCGAAGTGTTCCATAGCATTAGTGTTCGTAACGACCGCGGTTCTGGTTGCGGGCTGCAATCCTCCCGAAACGAGCCAAGCGCCCGCGCCGGTAATGCCCGCGTTTCCGGCGGCGATGCCCACGGACCCCGCGGCGATGTTCGAGCAATGGAAGCAGGTCGTATCGAAACCCGAAGCGCTGGGCGCCAGCATGACGCACGTCGAACTGGCGCTCGCGCTGCGAGACCGCGCCCCGGAATACGTCGGGAAAATGATCGATCTCCTGGTCGATCCCGCGACCAACGCGCAGACGCGCAACCTGATTTTCATCAGCTTGGAGGTGGCGCAGACTCCCGAGGTATACCCGCGCCTCCTCGATCTGACCAAATCCGATGTTGACCCCGTAATTCGGACCGGGACCGTCGTCATGCTCAAGACCGCCACGGATCCGGCCGTCATCGCCCGATTGCGCGAACTGACCAACGACCCCGAGAGGCGCGTGAGGATGGCGGCAATCATGATGTTCTCCGAGAACGGCGACGCCGAGATGCGCGCCGCACTTCAGGATTATTACTTTACAGACGGGTTGCCGCCGGAGCATCGGGACCGCATCGTCCAGTCTTTGGCGATAACACCGGTTTCGAGCGATATTCGGGTCTTCGGGGCGGCGGCGAACGACGCGTCGCTGCCGGAGTTCACACGACGCGTTGCGACAGGTGGACTGGGCAGGATTGCCGAGCCGGGATGTCTGGAGCCGCTCCGGCAATGCGCCAACGGCGATAATCCGGCCCCGTTGAAGGAAGAAGCCGCCTACGCGGTCAAGAAAGTGGAGGAGAAGCTCGCGTCGACCCCGGCCGCGGCGGGCGCATCGTAGCCGCCTGCCCCGTGTGGGGACGCCGCAATTGTGGAAAACCGGGGGGTATGGTAGACTTAGGAATAACTATTGACGCGATGTGGTGAGGACAGCGACCGTGCTCTTCCGAAAATCGTTCAATCGTCGGCAGTTCGAGGACTGCGACCCCACCGCGCCCCCTCGGTACGCGATTTTCAAGAAACAGTTTACTGTCCCGTTCGAGCGGATGCTCAAGGGCACCGTTTCCGAGCGGGGTGGTGTTCCGATTCGGCAGTTCGGCGTTTACGTCGACGGCGTGGTCCGCTTGGTCACCAGCGGGGAAATGGTGGATCGCGAGACCTACGATGCCCTTATTGCCGCCGGGGCCATCGAGCCCGATCCCGACTATGTCCCGGAGGCCCCGAAGGAGGGCCCAAAAGTGCGAGTACTCTCGGTATTGGATGGCGGCATGGAGTCCTAGCGCGTGGCGTCAAGCATCGCGCTGGCGATGATCGTAAAGAACGAGGAAGATCAACTCGCGGATTGTCTCGCCAGCGTCAAAGATATTGTTAACGAAATCTGCATCGTCGATACCGGCTCCACCGATTACACCCTCGAAGTCGCCCGATCGTTTAATGCCAAAATTGGCCTGTTTCTTTGGTCGGACGATTTCTCCGCGATGCGCAACGAATCGCTGCGCATCTGTACGTCGGACTGGATATTCGTCCTTGACG
It includes:
- a CDS encoding helix-turn-helix domain-containing protein, with product MELQTFTVREVAERLGVAEPTVYYWVANGMLGHKRKSRRILFTDSDLDDFARSHSAPRPRIRRGEPVNVVNPCRRGPLGYAIVKNQIHLVPDEARLVRFVYDVYALSGDIHTVLQFLNTRSMFPAEHSPWNRELLYSVLSNPIYRGWLPKTKRKELATKLDFRRAVFQPIVSRELYSRVRTLLAREQRRDES
- a CDS encoding dihydrodipicolinate synthase family protein — encoded protein: MKSSKIGGIFPALLTPFTKGGEKVDYDRACGLADFLAKKGVHGLFVCGTTGEGPLMTLNERKKVLEEVVAAVGKKVTVIAHTGCFDTASTIELTRHAQKAGAAAAGVVTPGFYTFDDECLYRHFKSVADSAKGFPILLYNIPGCVKNVIKPSLVHRLAKDVKNIIGMKDSGGSITAFNEMIMGVPKGFVAINGVDEYSMQALAVGGAGCVSSTANVVPELFIAIYRSMKKGNLDKAWDSQQKLCKACATFHYGALVARYKEGVRLRGFDPGYVRAPQRELTKDERKELAKNMKTAGLL
- a CDS encoding recombinase family protein, with translation MKSCGLYVRVSTDMQAQVRDGSLDTQEDKLRAYVKLRDSSKESWQVTEVYREEGRSGADDTRPQYTRLLHDAQSGRINVVLCTKLDRFSRSLLDFYKAYEQFQAKDVDFVTLEENFDTSTPAGRAMLKIALVFAELEREQTSKRTKDKMEWRAQQGLWNGGQVLGYDVDPDDHGTLKVNAEESQIVQLIFNTYLETHSYLKTAKVINEKGIRSKQFHSRRGNLRGGNNFQDTTIGHVLRNPVYVGKVTHNGVIYEGKHEGIIPLPLWEEVQECIRLYGPKRNGSRRHRMHVFLLEGLVECGWCGAAMTPKFAHGQNKKRYFYYQCSRNDHRGKDGCKMKYVPAEPLERLVSERIKEIATDDNLLDEIVQEANETSKTERDEIARKRKLLSRQLAEVKQTINNWLDLIGNGTAKKTGAVTTLLERIGEGEKRRKELEQGLMELGLQEGELKKKILDAEIMRDSLARFRDLFDEAQEEEKKFLLQLMIARIIWTPEEIKIALYDRPTETGRLSSNPSVNRESDISLEIGNWLRE
- a CDS encoding HEAT repeat domain-containing protein gives rise to the protein MPKCSIALVFVTTAVLVAGCNPPETSQAPAPVMPAFPAAMPTDPAAMFEQWKQVVSKPEALGASMTHVELALALRDRAPEYVGKMIDLLVDPATNAQTRNLIFISLEVAQTPEVYPRLLDLTKSDVDPVIRTGTVVMLKTATDPAVIARLRELTNDPERRVRMAAIMMFSENGDAEMRAALQDYYFTDGLPPEHRDRIVQSLAITPVSSDIRVFGAAANDASLPEFTRRVATGGLGRIAEPGCLEPLRQCANGDNPAPLKEEAAYAVKKVEEKLASTPAAAGAS
- a CDS encoding GNAT family N-acetyltransferase; amino-acid sequence: MVQVEEAVEADLNDLCAIDRLVIGSSERRSFLSSAIAARRCYKAVLGGEPVGFMVLETGLYGHSFISFMITHPGHRRAGVASALVDYAEAHAPTDKLFTSTSTGNTDMQRLCESLGFVRVSSFDNLEADESEIVFLKQLDKKPAAVGARN
- a CDS encoding glycogen debranching enzyme N-terminal domain-containing protein, translating into MAVRLNTHDEWLEPDGLGGFASGTVSAIRTRRYHALLLTARTPPTGRVVLINGFDAWITTPRGNYPLTSQVYEPGVVSPNGWERIESFTSEPWPKWRYTVADGLQIEHELFVPHGSSAVVLTWRAIGDAAECSLSVRPFFSGRDYHSMHAESAAFHFDPTLNGGKVSWRPYADLPGIHALSNGEYIHEPQWYRNFIYEEERARGLNYVEDLASPGAFRWNLAEGPAALIFAAQGYEHVLGAPHAPAESIAEGLRHAESNRRAKFAHPLHRAADAYIVKRGEGNTIVAGYPWFTDWGRDTFIALRGLCLSTGRIEEAHNILIEWAGAVSEGMLPNFFTDSGAAPEYNTVDAPLWYVIAVHDYLQRTTGKNTAAVDAATLREAIDAIVTGYAKGTRYRIQMDADGLLAAGEPGVQLTWMDAKVGDWVVTPRIGKPVEIQALWINALRIASQFADKWDAVYKHALASFESRFWNESHGFLYDVIDCDHRDGAMDESFRPNQVFAVGGLPFRLIEGERAWRIVDAIEAKLWTPIGLRTLDRDDADYRGRYEGGVGDRDGAYHQGTVWPWLMGAFVDAWVGVRGGTDMAKQEARTKFLAPLLSHLNAAGLGHICEIADAEPPHMPRGCPFQAWSVGEALRIHHDILGA
- a CDS encoding SDR family oxidoreductase, which codes for MADLQWIQSQWPEAVLPACPVQKLLKGQKALVTGASSGIGKAVAIALGHAGADVVVNYVTGDDKAQAVADEITRCGSNSYVHKADVSKEDQVVEMFRKMIADWGTIDILVNNAGLQKDAPFDQMTLDQWNLVLGVNLTGQFLCAREAVREFKRRGVRKEVSCAAGKIICISSVHEVIPWAGHVNYATSKGGVMLMMKSIAQEVAPYRIRVNSIGPGAVRTPINMEAWDTPQAYHDLLKLIPYKRIGEPEDIGQAAVWLASDHSDYVHGVTLFVDGGMTLYPGFETGG
- a CDS encoding DoxX family protein produces the protein MGLTQKQLVTSWVLQVAVAAILFQTLFFKFTGSEESVYIFTKLGMEPWGRIGSGVAELIACVLLLVPATSTIGALLSLGVITGAILSHVTKLGIVVQDDGGLLFGLALLVFVGSAVVLFIRRREIPVIGAKL
- a CDS encoding redoxin domain-containing protein, whose amino-acid sequence is MKWILRNRFTLEIAALVALNAAVPFAAIASTTDFTLKEAGGGKTFSLADAKGKYVALHFLLKTECPICLRHTQTYASKTTAFPNVVQVFIKPDSDEATIEWAKKLSPEERAKAPTIYRDPDAKLADEFNIPNGYAFHGETVHYPALVLLGPDGKEVFRYVGKGTMDRFPFEKFAEKMAELTRPAAAGQYNLGSGGLALQGYDPVSYFSGKPAPGKKDIATSHAGVTYYFADAKNRDAFLAAPRKYLPAYGGWCATAMALGKKVEISPENYKITDGRLFLFYKNFISNAISDWNKDEPKNIAAADKYWHEFSGE